From a single Helicovermis profundi genomic region:
- the ltrA gene encoding group II intron reverse transcriptase/maturase, translating into MENEFSGIAKLTRKHKKVQTLMHYVNEKTIKEEHNRQIKGKTAGIDGITKESYDANLDDNVSNLISRMKRFSYKPKAVRRTYIPKDASDKMRPLGIPSYEDKLVQGSMRNILDEIYENKFYNFSYGFRKGRNAHQAIKKVNEIIMRKKINFIVDADIKGFFDNVDHKWLIKFLEHDIEDKNFIRYIKRFLKAGIIEEMNYYESDKGTPQGGIISPVLANVYLHYVLDIWFEKVVKSKLKGDAYIVRYADDFVCFFQYENEANKFYQSLIKRLNKFGLELSEDKSKIIKFGRFARDNSLDGKTESFDFLGFTHINGKTLTGRYRVMHKTSMKKLKVKKANVKNWLKVNMHIGIPELIKKINKKLIGHYAYYGISGNYRSLVNFRRFILEAFYKVLTRRSQRSYLNVKRYRLLLEHFPIKEPKIYVDIW; encoded by the coding sequence ATGGAAAATGAGTTTAGTGGAATAGCAAAATTAACAAGAAAGCATAAAAAGGTTCAAACTTTAATGCACTACGTTAATGAAAAGACTATTAAGGAAGAACATAATAGGCAAATCAAAGGGAAGACAGCAGGTATTGATGGCATAACAAAAGAAAGTTATGATGCAAATTTAGATGATAATGTGAGTAATCTAATTAGTAGAATGAAAAGATTTAGTTATAAGCCAAAAGCAGTTAGAAGAACCTATATTCCAAAAGATGCAAGTGATAAAATGCGTCCATTGGGTATACCTTCGTATGAGGATAAACTTGTCCAAGGTTCAATGAGAAATATATTAGATGAAATATATGAAAATAAGTTTTACAATTTCTCATATGGTTTCAGAAAAGGCCGAAATGCTCATCAAGCAATAAAGAAAGTTAATGAAATAATAATGAGAAAGAAAATTAATTTCATTGTAGATGCGGATATTAAGGGCTTCTTTGATAATGTAGACCATAAGTGGTTAATAAAGTTTCTCGAACATGATATTGAAGATAAAAATTTTATTAGATATATCAAAAGATTCCTAAAAGCAGGAATAATTGAGGAAATGAATTACTATGAAAGTGATAAAGGTACACCTCAAGGAGGAATAATATCGCCAGTACTTGCAAATGTTTACTTGCATTATGTACTTGATATTTGGTTTGAAAAAGTTGTAAAATCAAAACTTAAAGGTGACGCTTATATCGTAAGATATGCAGACGACTTTGTGTGTTTCTTTCAGTATGAAAATGAAGCAAATAAATTCTATCAATCGTTAATAAAGCGATTAAATAAATTTGGATTGGAATTATCAGAAGATAAAAGTAAGATAATAAAATTTGGTAGATTCGCTAGAGATAATAGTTTGGATGGTAAAACTGAAAGCTTCGATTTTCTTGGTTTCACACATATTAATGGTAAAACGCTTACCGGTAGATATAGAGTGATGCATAAAACAAGTATGAAGAAATTAAAAGTTAAGAAGGCAAATGTTAAAAATTGGTTGAAAGTAAATATGCATATAGGAATACCTGAACTTATTAAGAAAATAAATAAGAAATTAATTGGTCACTATGCATATTATGGTATATCTGGAAACTATAGAAGCCTTGTTAACTTTCGAAGGTTCATACTAGAAGCGTTTTATAAAGTTTTAACAAGACGTAGTCAAAGAAGTTATTTGAATGTTAAACGTTATAGATTATTATTGGAGCATTTTCCAATAAAAGAACCTAAGATTTATGTGGATATATGGTAA
- a CDS encoding sigma-54 interaction domain-containing protein, whose amino-acid sequence MGKEVIARLIHNTSKRKNEPFVAINCSAIPENLIESELFGYDEGAFSGAKKGGKIGKFQLADGGTIFLDEIGEMALHLQSKLLRVIQDKQITKIGGLNPIEVDIRILAATNKKLETLVKNGKFREDLYYRLKVIPIYSSPLRERIGDIKLLLDYFVKHYSDILEKKISGISDDALKVLLSYSWKGNVRELMNVVEFSMSMSNTDMITLNNLPNDILNPIEDDFEELNVEYNIKLLIERAIKKYGNSTLAKEMAAKALGISVATLYRKMKDFE is encoded by the coding sequence TTGGGGAAAGAAGTAATAGCAAGACTTATTCATAATACATCCAAAAGAAAGAATGAACCATTTGTTGCGATTAATTGCTCAGCAATTCCAGAAAATTTAATTGAATCTGAGCTTTTCGGATATGATGAAGGAGCATTTTCGGGTGCAAAAAAGGGCGGTAAAATCGGTAAATTCCAATTAGCTGATGGTGGCACTATTTTTTTAGATGAAATTGGAGAGATGGCTCTTCATTTGCAATCAAAATTATTACGCGTAATTCAAGATAAGCAAATAACCAAAATAGGTGGTCTTAATCCAATTGAGGTAGATATAAGAATTCTTGCAGCTACTAACAAGAAACTCGAAACGCTTGTGAAAAATGGAAAATTTAGAGAAGATCTTTATTATAGGCTTAAAGTAATTCCTATTTATAGCTCACCGCTTAGAGAAAGAATTGGTGATATTAAATTGCTACTTGATTATTTTGTGAAACATTATTCAGATATACTTGAAAAAAAAATTAGTGGAATAAGTGATGATGCGCTAAAAGTTTTATTATCATATTCGTGGAAAGGAAATGTTAGAGAGCTTATGAATGTTGTAGAATTTTCAATGAGTATGTCAAATACAGATATGATTACATTGAACAATTTACCAAATGATATACTAAACCCTATTGAAGATGATTTTGAAGAGTTAAATGTAGAATATAACATAAAATTATTAATTGAAAGGGCAATAAAAAAATATGGTAATTCAACTCTAGCAAAAGAAATGGCAGCAAAAGCACTTGGAATTTCTGTCGCAACATTGTATAGAAAAATGAAAGACTTTGAATAA
- a CDS encoding YjiH family protein, which translates to MEKNILDYNEKNDEKLSSKDYLKFLIPSLIGVFLFLFPIIRDGSVNIPLGYLINFFKNIFKPFGMSIIYMVVLLSSSITLVHKAVKLKFISKSRFWSGIFEVGIIGLIIRVLSIIFSIILILKPEGTIFAMVTNGNTGFLAMDLMFTIFVTFFITCYTIPLISDYGIMDFTGTIFRGLTYPLFKLPGRSTVDLVTSWIGGNSTGILITIRQYVSGHYNAKEAAVIATMFSAVSLPFCLVIANTLKVGDKFMIFYGILVLVGILSTIIMVRIPPLSTFDESTYNDIEYQTDEIAPKGINKYSWAFRKSVLQARKGGGVKEVVIYGTRTYVDLFLSLAPTIMTIAIVALMLSEYTQIFTWVSYPMGYYLNILGVPEAFSAAPATIIGFADMFLPAIVGSSIIAAKTRFIIGILSLVQIVYLSEMGAVLIGSKIPLNIKHLFILFIEKTLIALPLIVLFTNIFGVY; encoded by the coding sequence ATGGAGAAAAATATATTAGATTATAATGAAAAAAATGATGAAAAATTGAGTAGTAAAGATTATTTAAAATTTCTAATTCCATCATTGATAGGGGTATTTTTGTTTCTATTTCCGATTATTAGAGATGGGTCCGTTAATATCCCTCTAGGTTATTTAATAAATTTTTTTAAAAATATTTTTAAACCTTTTGGTATGAGCATTATTTATATGGTAGTTTTGCTATCATCTTCAATAACATTAGTTCATAAAGCTGTAAAATTGAAATTTATTTCCAAAAGTAGATTTTGGTCAGGAATTTTTGAAGTAGGTATTATAGGATTAATTATAAGAGTATTATCAATTATATTTTCAATAATACTTATTTTGAAGCCTGAAGGAACAATATTTGCTATGGTGACTAATGGAAATACAGGATTCCTAGCGATGGACTTGATGTTCACAATTTTTGTTACATTTTTTATTACATGTTATACAATACCATTAATATCTGATTATGGAATTATGGATTTTACCGGAACAATTTTTAGAGGACTTACATATCCTTTATTTAAATTACCAGGAAGAAGTACTGTGGATTTAGTGACATCATGGATTGGTGGCAATAGTACGGGAATATTAATTACCATTCGCCAGTATGTATCTGGACACTATAATGCAAAAGAAGCAGCAGTTATAGCAACAATGTTTTCAGCAGTGTCACTTCCATTTTGCCTAGTAATAGCAAATACTCTTAAAGTTGGCGATAAATTTATGATATTTTATGGGATTTTGGTTTTAGTAGGTATTTTGTCTACGATAATCATGGTAAGAATTCCTCCATTGTCTACATTTGATGAATCAACTTATAACGATATTGAATATCAAACAGATGAAATTGCTCCTAAAGGAATAAATAAATACTCTTGGGCATTTAGAAAATCTGTTTTACAAGCTAGAAAAGGTGGAGGAGTTAAAGAGGTAGTAATTTATGGAACAAGAACTTATGTGGATTTATTTTTATCACTTGCACCAACTATTATGACAATTGCTATAGTCGCTCTTATGTTATCAGAGTATACACAAATCTTCACATGGGTTTCATATCCAATGGGTTATTATCTAAATATTCTAGGCGTACCAGAAGCATTTAGTGCTGCTCCTGCAACTATAATAGGATTTGCAGATATGTTTTTACCAGCTATTGTTGGTAGCTCAATTATCGCTGCAAAAACAAGATTTATTATTGGTATTTTGTCTTTAGTACAAATTGTTTATCTATCAGAAATGGGTGCTGTACTTATTGGATCAAAAATACCTTTAAATATAAAACATTTATTTATCCTTTTTATCGAAAAAACTTTAATTGCATTACCGTTAATTGTTTTATTCACAAATATTTTTGGAGTGTACTAG
- a CDS encoding NAD/NADP octopine/nopaline dehydrogenase family protein: MSKITIIGAGNGGVTAAYHFSKIGHDVCLYDQVEFDKQIKAIEESGGVKAIKNVEGVNLILHGFEHIKKVTTSIREAIEYSSMIVMIVPSFAQEKLFELMLPYLSNNHILFSMPGNFASLVLENKRKKMGYNDLEMTYVDAMTIPWACRLFEPGTIGIMGIKEFIYAGVLPKNKESQVLNKINEFFPIEIKALSNVIEAGFENINFGGHPLITTLNIGLLENFKGKFNYYSDCVSPATDRASEKMENERIKIGADLGLTLKSELDMMNSLYNSDAKSVYEFNKTSVTHGKIHSAPDSSKSRYITEDVPNLLVPIYEFSKLLSIHAPIMESCIRIASAYNDVDYFEEGRTFEKMGFSHMTKDDILDYVNK, from the coding sequence ATGAGTAAAATAACGATAATTGGGGCTGGTAATGGTGGTGTTACAGCTGCATATCATTTTTCTAAAATTGGTCATGATGTTTGTCTTTATGATCAAGTAGAATTTGATAAACAAATAAAGGCAATAGAAGAAAGTGGAGGAGTTAAAGCAATAAAAAATGTGGAGGGTGTAAATTTAATCTTGCATGGATTTGAACACATTAAAAAAGTTACAACATCAATTAGAGAAGCAATAGAATATTCTAGTATGATTGTGATGATTGTTCCATCTTTTGCTCAGGAAAAACTTTTTGAATTAATGTTACCTTATTTAAGTAATAATCATATACTTTTTTCAATGCCAGGTAATTTTGCTAGTCTAGTATTAGAAAATAAAAGGAAAAAAATGGGCTATAATGATTTAGAAATGACATATGTTGATGCAATGACTATTCCATGGGCATGTAGATTATTTGAACCGGGTACAATTGGAATAATGGGAATTAAAGAATTTATATATGCAGGAGTCTTACCAAAAAACAAAGAGTCTCAAGTTCTTAACAAAATTAATGAGTTTTTTCCAATAGAGATAAAAGCATTAAGTAATGTGATTGAAGCTGGTTTTGAAAATATTAACTTTGGTGGACATCCTTTAATAACAACATTAAATATTGGGTTACTCGAAAATTTTAAAGGTAAATTTAATTATTATTCTGATTGTGTATCACCTGCAACTGATAGAGCATCTGAAAAAATGGAAAATGAAAGAATAAAAATTGGTGCTGATTTAGGTTTAACGTTAAAATCTGAATTAGATATGATGAATTCTTTATATAATTCAGATGCGAAGTCAGTTTATGAATTTAATAAAACATCAGTTACTCATGGTAAAATTCACTCTGCTCCAGATTCTTCTAAAAGTAGATATATAACGGAAGATGTTCCAAATTTATTAGTTCCAATTTACGAATTCTCTAAATTATTATCTATACATGCGCCAATTATGGAATCCTGTATTCGTATTGCTTCTGCTTATAATGATGTTGATTATTTTGAAGAAGGAAGAACATTTGAAAAAATGGGATTTTCACATATGACAAAAGATGATATATTAGATTATGTAAATAAATAA
- a CDS encoding ArsR/SmtB family transcription factor: protein MDKILEANCCSYLCTHEELIKIAEDKLNREIRISEIVNYYHILGNETRIKIIAILDGLELCVCDIAKAINLSIPATSQQLKILRNNKFLNQRKDGKTVYYSLKKEHSFTKIKDISLK, encoded by the coding sequence ATGGATAAAATTTTAGAGGCAAATTGTTGTAGCTATCTATGTACTCATGAAGAACTTATAAAAATTGCAGAAGATAAATTAAATAGAGAAATACGTATTTCTGAAATAGTAAATTATTATCATATTTTAGGTAATGAAACTAGAATTAAAATAATTGCAATTTTAGATGGTCTTGAATTATGTGTATGTGATATTGCTAAGGCAATCAACTTGTCAATTCCTGCTACTAGTCAGCAACTAAAAATACTTAGAAATAATAAGTTTTTGAATCAAAGAAAAGATGGTAAAACAGTTTACTATTCATTAAAAAAAGAACATTCGTTTACTAAAATTAAAGATATTTCTTTAAAATAA